A section of the Cottoperca gobio chromosome 17, fCotGob3.1, whole genome shotgun sequence genome encodes:
- the LOC115022465 gene encoding LOW QUALITY PROTEIN: solute carrier family 12 member 7-like (The sequence of the model RefSeq protein was modified relative to this genomic sequence to represent the inferred CDS: deleted 1 base in 1 codon) — protein sequence MPTNFTVVPVEDAEGGSSSAAAAGSSKPVSLGKIFGEKDDEDNLQGSHSGDNSQRESTPFINSDDDREQYYEGKNMALFEEEIDSNPMVSSLLNRLANYTNLTQGVREHEEAENEEGVRRVMVTVPQMGTFIGVYLPCMQNILGVILFLRLTWIVGTAGILGSFAIVSMCCICTLLTAISMSAIATNGVVPAGGSYYMISRSLGPEFGGAVGLCFYLGTTFAGSMYILGTIEILLTYIVPTATVFKESESAAMSNNMRVYGTCCLLLMALVVFVGVKYVNKLALVFLACVVLSIMATYAGVIKSIIEPPEFNVCLLGNRSLRNDLFETCAKTEVVKNITVITELWSLFCGSEYANATCDEYFTSNNLTEIRAIPGLLSGVIKDNLWGDYGPAATHIEKKSQPSVQETQDTPDHMDKPYVFNDITTYFTLLVGIYFPSVTGIMAGSNRSGDLRDAQRSIPIGTIMAILTTSFIYISCVVLFGACIEGVVLRDKFGYSVKKNPVIGILAWPSPWVIVIGSFFSCCGAGLQSLTGAPRLLQAIARDGIIPFLQVFGHGKANGEPTWALLLTVGICEIGILIASLDAVAPILSMFFLMCYLFVNLACAVQTLLRTPNWRPRFKFYHWTLSFLGMSLCLSLMFISSWYYALVAMVIAGCIYKYIEYRGAVKEWGDGIRGLSLNAARYALIRLEEVPLHTKNWRPQLLVLCKLDSDLAVKHPRLMSFTTQLKAGKGLTIVCSVLEGTFMTRENDAKTGEQNLKAAMAAEKMKGFSHVVVSSNLRDGFSLLIQSAGLGGMKHNAVLMAWPAGWGQARDSSARRNFIETVRETTAAHQALMVAKNIDHFPSNQERLKEGTIDVWWIVHDGGLLMLLPFLLSQHKVWRKCKMRIFTVAQMDDNSIQMKKDLQMFLYHLRLDAEVEVVEMHESDISAFTYEKTLVMEQRSQMLKQMQLSRTEREREIQSITDVSRGSIKRKKSSGVSSLITLCIPEDEAQLIHDRNTASHATMNDKAAGATPDRVHMTWTKDKLVNERNRQREGMGVKDMFNMKPEWENLNQSNVRRMHTAVKLNGVVLKKSRESQLVLLNMPGPPKNKKGDENYMEFLEVLMDGLDRVLLVRGGGREVITIYS from the exons ATGCCTACCAACTTCACTGTAGTACCAGTGGAGGATGCAGAGggtggcagcagcagtgcagctgcagctggaaGCAGCAAACCTGTCAGTTTGGGCAAAATCTTTGGGGAGAAAGATGATGAGGACAACTTACAAGGATCTCACTCAG GAGATAACAGTCAGAGAGAGTCTACTCCATTCATCAACTCAGACGACGACAGAGAACAATATTATGAAGGCAAGAACATGGCCCTGTTTGAG gaggaaaTAGACAGTAACCCTATGGTATCGTCTCTTCTCAACAGGCTGGCCAACTACACCAACCTGACCCAGGGTGTTCGTGAGCATGAGGAGGCCGAGAACGAGGAAGGGGTCAGGAGGGTCATGGTCACG gTCCCCCAAATGGGAACCTTCATTGGAGTTTACTTGCCCTGCATGCAGAACATCCTGGGCGTGATTCTCTTTCTGCGTCTCACCTGGATCGTCGGCACAGCAGGAATCCTGGGATCCTTCGCCATCGTCTCCATGTGCTGCATCTGT ACCTTGCTCACAGCCATATCAATGAGCGCCATAGCAACCAATGGAGTTGTCCCAG CCGGTGGCTCGTACTACATGATCTCCAGATCGTTGGGTCCAGAGTTTGGAGGAGCAGTGGGTCTCTGTTTCTATCTCGGAACCACCTTCGCTGGATCAATGTACATT CTGGGCACCATAGAGATTCTGCTG ACGTACATTGTTCCTACAGCAACAGTGTTTAAAGAAAGCGAAAGTGCAGCAATGTCCAACAATATGCGTGTCTACGGCACATGCTGCCTGCTCCTGATGGCTCTGGTAGTGTTTGTCGGGGTGAA GTATGTGAACAAACTGGCTCTAGTGTTTCTGGCCTGTGTGGTTCTCTCGATTATGGCCACTTACGCAGGAGTCATCAAGTCCATCATCGAACCGCCAGAGTTTAA CGTCTGTCTGCTGGGAAACCGATCTCTGaggaatgatttgtttgaaacATGTGCCAAGACAGAGGTTGTGAAAAACATCACTGTGATCACCGAGCTATGGAGCCTCTTCTGTGGCAGTGAATATGCCAACGCAACCTGTGATGAATACTTCACCTCAAACAACCTGACAGAGATACGGGCCATACCTGGGCTCCTGAGCGGAGTTATCAAAG ACAACCTGTGGGGGGACTATGGTCCAGCTGCTACGCACATAGAGAAGAAAAGCCAGCCTTCGGTGCAAGAAACCCAGGACACGCCAGATCACATGGATAAGCCTTACGTCTTCAATGACATCACCACCTACTTCACTCTGCTGGTGGGAATATACTTCCCCTCTGTCACAG gtataATGGCTGGTTCTAACAGGTCTGGGGATCTCAGAGATGCCCAGAGGTCCATCCCAATAGGAACCATAATGGCTATTCTCACCACCTCTTTCATCT ACATCTCCTGCGTGGTCTTGTTCGGAGCCTGTATTGAAGGCGTCGTGCTGAGAGACAA GTTTGGTTACTCAGTAAAGAAGAACCCAGTTATTGGTATTCTGGCCTGGCCGTCACCCTGGGTGATTGTGATTGGCTCGTTTTTCTCCTGCTGTGGGGCGGGGCTTCAGAGCCTCACTGGCGCCCCCCGCCTGTTGCAGGCCATCGCTCGGGATGGCATCATCCCGTTCTTACAG gTCTTTGGTCACGGGAAGGCTAATGGTGAGCCCACCTGGGCTCTGTTGCTGACAGTTGGGATCTGTGAGATAGGAATCCTCATCGCTTCTCTGGATGCCGTGGCCCCCATCCTCTCCAT gTTTTTCCTCATGTGCTATCTGTTTGTTAACCTGGCCTGTGCTGTTCAGACTTTGCTCCGTACCCCCAACTGGAGACCTCGCTTCAAGTTCTATCACTG gaCCCTGTCCTTCTTAGGGATGagtctgtgtctctccctcaTGTTCATCTCCTCCTGGTACTACGCcctggttgccatggtgataGCCGGCTGTATCTATAAGTACATTGAGTACAGAGG GGCAGTGAAGGAATGGGGAGACGGGATCAGAGGTCTGTCCTTAAATGCAGCCCGCTATGCTCTCATCCGGCTGGAGGAAgtaccattacacaccaaaaaCTGGAG gCCTCAGCTGTTGGTTTTGTGTAAGTTAGACTCTGACTTGGCGGTGAAACACCCGCGTCTCATGTCCTTCACTACGCAGCTCAAAGCAGGGAAAGGACTGACCATCGTCTGCTCGGTCCTGGAGGGAACCTTTATGACCCGCGAGAATGATGCCAAGACTGGAGAGCAG AACCTGAAAGCAGCGATGGCTGCAGAGAAGATGAAGGGTTTCTCCCATGTGGTGGTGTCGTCCAACCTGCGAGACGGTTTCTCCCTGCTCATCCAGTCAGCAGGACTGGGAGGAATGAAACACAACGCTGTCCTGATGGCATGGCCAGCAGGCTGGGGACAAGCCCGGGACTCCTCGGCAAGAAGGAACTTCATAG AAACTGTGAGAGAGACGACGGCAGCTCATCAGGCTCTGATGGTTGCTAAGAACATTGACCATTTCCCTAGTAACCAGGAGCGTCTGAAGGAGGGAACCATTGATGTGTGGTGGATCGTTCACGATGGAGGACTGCTCATGCTGCTGCCATTTTTGCTGAGTCAacataag GTATGGAGGAAATGTAAAATGCGAATCTTCACGGTGGCCCAGATGGACGACAACTCCATCCAGATGAAGAAAGACCTCCAGATGTTTCTCTACCATCTACGCCTGGATGCGGAGGTTGAGGTTGTGGAAATG CATGAAAGCGACATCTCCGCCTTCACCTATGAGAAGACGCTGGTGATGGAGCAGAGGTCTCAAATGCTTAAACAGATGCAGCTGTCCCgcactgagagggagagagag ATTCAGAGCATCACAGATGTATCGCGCGGCTCCATAAAGAGGAAGAAGTCATCAGGTGTTTCTTCCCTCATCACCCTGTGCATACCAGAGGATGAG GCACAGTTGATCCACGACCGGAACACAGCGTCTCACGCTACAATGAATGACAAAGCTGCAGGTGCCACACCAGATCGTGTCCACATGACCTGGACCAAAGACAAACTGGTTAACGAGAGGaacagacaaagagaaggaaTGGGAGTTAAGGACATGTTTAATATGAAACC AGAGTGGGAGAACCT TAACCAGTCCAACGTACGAAGGATGCACACGGCGGTGAAGCTGAACGGTGTGGTGCTAAAGAAATCCCGTGAATCACAACTGGTGTTGCTCAACATGCCGGGCCCACCGAAGAACAAGAAGGGGGATGAGAACT ATATGGAGTTCCTGGAGGTCCTGATGGATGGCCTAGACCGTGTCCTGTTGGTTCGTGGAGGTGGTCGGGAGGTTATTACCATCTACTCCTAG